One genomic window of Conger conger chromosome 7, fConCon1.1, whole genome shotgun sequence includes the following:
- the rpl23a gene encoding 60S ribosomal protein L23a, with protein sequence MAPKPKKEAVPAKTEAKSKALKAKKAVLKGVHSHQKKKMRTSPTFRRPKTLRMRRQPKYPRKSAPRRNKLDHYAIIKFPLTTESAMKKIEDNNTLVFIVDVKANKHQIKHAVKKLYDIDVAKVNTLIRPDGEKKAYVRLAPDYDALDVANKIGII encoded by the exons ATGGCACCGAAGCCGAAGAAGGAAG CTGTCCCAGCCAAGACTGAGGCCAAGTCCAAGGCACTGAAAGCCAAGAAGGCTGTGCTGAAGGGTGTCCACAGTCACCAGAAAAAGAAGATGAGGACCTCTCCCACCTTTCGTAGGCCTAAGACCCTCCGCATGAGGCGGCAGCCCAAGTACCCCAGGAAGAGTGCTCCTCGCAGGAACAA GCTGGACCACTATGCCATCATCAAGTTCCCTCTGACCACTGAGTCAGCCATGAAGAAAATCGAGGACAACAACACGCTGGTATTCATTGTGGACGTTAAGGCTAACAAGCATCAGATCAAGCACGCCGTCAAGAAGCTGTATGACATTGATGTTGCCAAAGTCAACACACTGATCAG GCCTGATGGTGAAAAGAAGGCATACGTCCGCCTGGCGCCAGATTATGATGCCTTGGATGTTGCAAACAAG ATTGGCATCATTTAA